A stretch of Lathyrus oleraceus cultivar Zhongwan6 chromosome 6, CAAS_Psat_ZW6_1.0, whole genome shotgun sequence DNA encodes these proteins:
- the LOC127091869 gene encoding uncharacterized protein LOC127091869 produces MEATRRWFGKFRSKNKEATSKAKEGSKPPINEDPPSNATQQRVEAAKHYIENHYKKQMQSLQERKERRNMLEKKLADAEVTEEEQNNLLKYLEKKETEIMRLQRHKMGADDFEPMTMIGKGAFGEVRVCREKATGHVYAMKKLKKSEMLRRGQVEHVKAERNLLAEVDSNCIVKLYCSFQDDEYLYLIMEYLPGGDMMTLLMRKDILTEDEARFYIGETVLAIESIHKHNYIHRDIKPDNLLLDRSGHMKLSDFGLCKPLDCTNLQEKDLSVGISRSGALQSDGRPSAPKRSQQEQLQHWQKNRRMLAYSTVGTPDYIAPEVLLKRGYGVECDWWSLGAIMYEMLVGYPPFYSDEPMATCRKIVNWRTTLKFPEEAKLSPDAKDLICRLLCNVEQRLGIKGADEIKAHAWFKGVEWDKLYQMEAAFMPEVNDELDTQNFEKFEEADKQTEPSSKAGPWRKMLPSKDINFVGYTYKNLEIVGESVIPGIAELKKKTKPKRPSIKSLFEDESAKVCSNQSVRGSFLNLLPPQMEVPEKNE; encoded by the exons ATGGAAGCTACGAGGCGTTGGTTTGGTAAGTTCAGGTCGAAAAATAAGGAAGCTACAAGCAAGGCGAAAGAAGGGTCAAAACCACCGATTAATGAAGATCCGCCTTCGAATGCAACCCAACAGAGGGTTGAAGCTGCAAAGCATTACATAGAAAATCATTATAAGAAGCAGATGCAGAGCCTGCAGGAGAGGAAGGAAAG ACGTAATATGCTAGAAAAGAAATTGGCTGATGCTGAAGTTACCGAGGAAGAGCAGAACAATTTGCTTAAGTATTTGGAAAAAAAGGAGACAGAGATCATGCGCCTTCAGAGACATAAGATGGGTGCTGATGACTTTGAGCCCATGACTATGATTGGGAAGGGTGCGTTTGGAGAG GTTAGAGTCTGCCGGGAGAAGGCAACTGGGCATGTATATGCTATGAAGAAGCTTAAGAAATCAGAGATGCTTCGTAGAGGACAG GTTGAACATGTCAAAGCAGAGAGGAACCTTCTTGCAGAAGTTGACAGCAATTGCATTGTAAAACTTTATTGTTCCTTTCAAGACGACGAGTATTTATATCTCATAATGGAGTATCTACCTGGTGGAGATATGATGACGTTGCTAATGCGGAAAGATATACTGACTGAAGATGAAGCTAGGTTCTATATCGGGGAGACTGTGCTAGCCATAGAGTCTATTCATAAACATAACTATATTCATAG AGATATCAAGCCTGACAACTTGCTGCTGGATAGAAGCGGTCACATGAAATTGTCAGATTTTGGATTATGTAAGCCGCTTGACTGCACTAACCTTCAAGAAAAAGACTTATCTGTTGGAATTAGCAGAAGTGGAGCACTTCAAAGTGACGGACGTCCTTCGGCTCCTAAACGATCACAACAGGAGCAACTACAGCATTGGCAGAAAAATCGCAGAATGCTG GCCTATTCTACGGTTGGAACGCCTGATTATATTGCTCCAGAAGTTCTGCTGAAGAGAGGATATGGTGTTGAATGTGATTG GTGGTCTCTAGGAGCCATAATGTATGAAATGCTTGTGGGGTATCCGCCATTTTATTCGGATGAACCAATGGCAACTTGTAGAAAG ATTGTAAATTGGAGAACAACTTTAAAATTTCCAGAAGAAGCTAAACTATCACCAGATGCAAAGGATCTTATTTGCAGACTCCTATGTAATGTGGAGCAGAGGCTGGGAATCAAAGGAGCTGATGAAATAAAG GCTCACGCATGGTTCAAAGGTGTTGAATGGGATAAGTTGTACCAAATGGAAGCTGCTTTTATGCCTGAGGTCAATGACGAACTCGATACTCAAAATTTTGAGAAATTTGAAGAG GCGGACAAGCAAACTGAACCTTCCTCAAAGGCCGGGCCGTGGAGAAAG ATGCTTCCATCTAAAGATATTAACTTTGTTGGTTACACATACAAGAATTTAGAAATTGTGGGTGAAAGTGTAATACCTGGAATTG CTGaattgaagaagaagacgaaaCCGAAAAGGCCATCTATTAAGTCCTTATTTG AGGATGAATCGGCTAAGGTTTGTTCTAATCAATCTGTTAGAGGGAGCTTCTTAAATCTGCTACCTCCTCAGATGGAAGTTCCAGAGAAAAATGAATGA